In one window of Psychrobacter sp. P2G3 DNA:
- the moaA gene encoding GTP 3',8-cyclase MoaA gives MNNDNVKIGSAQIYSPNSEPSIFDSYRPSSVAAPAVYDVIKNDKPLTDGFSRRLTYLRLSITDFCNFRCEYCLPNGYQGKRPDNELSIPEIATLIRGFAQVGTKKVRITGGEPSIRRDVVEIIQTIKQTEGIETVAMTSNGYKLGKHLASWQAAGLNQLNISMDSFDAATFHKMTGFNTLPQLLVDMDTLLQTTDIKLKINSVLMAETAFENLVTAIDYVKDRPVTYRFIEFMQTSDNSDLFFAQHAHSDTIIDYLIEHGWQPHERGSSDGPAVEYSHPDYLGRIGMIAPYAEHFCDTCNRLRVSSQGRVHLCLFDQGNYDIRDHLQQNDVQGLVDTLHRFMPIKPEHHHLHESNSGIMHNLSIIGG, from the coding sequence ATGAATAATGACAACGTTAAAATAGGCAGTGCTCAAATATATTCGCCTAACTCAGAGCCCTCTATATTCGATAGCTATAGGCCGTCGTCTGTTGCTGCGCCTGCTGTTTACGATGTTATTAAAAACGATAAGCCCCTAACCGACGGCTTCTCTCGTCGTCTGACCTACTTGCGTCTGTCTATCACCGATTTCTGCAACTTTCGCTGTGAATACTGTCTACCCAATGGCTACCAAGGCAAACGTCCTGATAACGAGCTCAGCATCCCTGAGATTGCCACGCTTATTCGCGGCTTTGCCCAAGTAGGGACTAAAAAGGTCAGAATCACAGGCGGTGAACCCTCCATTCGCCGCGATGTCGTTGAGATTATTCAAACCATTAAACAAACCGAAGGCATAGAAACCGTTGCCATGACCAGTAACGGTTATAAGCTTGGTAAACACCTAGCCAGTTGGCAAGCCGCTGGATTGAATCAGCTCAATATTAGTATGGATAGCTTTGATGCCGCTACCTTTCATAAAATGACAGGCTTTAATACCTTACCGCAACTGCTCGTCGATATGGATACACTGCTCCAAACCACGGATATCAAATTAAAGATAAACAGTGTACTCATGGCAGAGACCGCTTTTGAGAATCTAGTCACCGCCATCGACTATGTCAAAGACAGACCCGTCACTTATCGCTTTATTGAGTTTATGCAGACCAGTGATAACAGTGACTTGTTTTTTGCCCAGCATGCCCATTCCGATACCATCATCGACTATCTCATAGAACATGGTTGGCAACCGCATGAGCGTGGTAGTAGCGATGGCCCAGCAGTAGAGTACAGTCATCCAGACTATTTAGGACGTATTGGCATGATAGCCCCTTACGCTGAACATTTCTGTGATACCTGTAATCGTCTGCGAGTCAGTAGTCAAGGCCGTGTACATCTGTGTTTATTTGACCAAGGCAACTACGATATCAGAGATCATCTACAACAGAATGATGTGCAAGGTTTAGTTGATACCTTACATCGCTTTATGCCAATCAAACCTGAACATCATCATTTGCATGAATCCAATAGCGGCATCATGCATAATCTATCGATTATCGGTGGTTAG
- the glp gene encoding gephyrin-like molybdotransferase Glp, with amino-acid sequence MITMEELQSAIKLRVEKYNNNDFSLKQRAVDTCKLLDSRNQILAQDIKSLFDVPRQNLSAMDGYAIAQGSAILTDSTIEIIGESQAGSAYTGELAAGQGVRIFTGAVVPDSCDTVIMQENTNFAEIKDTLDKSQPYAITLTQTARIDSNIRRQGEEIESGEAVLKVGKRINPADISLLANLGISQMKVFEPLIVGVLATGDELVAIGDELTSLAQIYNSNTPTLKTLLTDLPITIRDYGIIPDDLDKTTSAVNQAMQDCDVLISTAGVSVGDYDFLTTVIEQLGQINHYKVAMKPGKPFVFGELTKNVDKPVLYFGLPGNPLSTVVGTLQFVIPALWQMSGASLSEQPMQLNVKATLTNDIRKSVGRKDFQRGVLTQGEAGSYQVECFSSQQSHRIKQLSRANCFIVLDKDSGNVAAGNTVTVQPFPWLHT; translated from the coding sequence ATGATTACCATGGAAGAGTTGCAGTCAGCGATAAAGCTGCGCGTAGAAAAATATAACAATAACGACTTTTCCCTAAAACAAAGAGCAGTCGATACTTGCAAGCTACTGGACAGCCGCAATCAAATACTGGCGCAAGATATCAAATCACTTTTTGATGTGCCAAGACAAAATCTCTCTGCGATGGATGGCTATGCCATAGCGCAAGGCAGCGCGATATTGACAGACAGCACTATTGAAATCATTGGTGAGTCACAAGCGGGCAGTGCTTACACTGGCGAATTAGCAGCAGGACAAGGCGTACGAATTTTCACAGGCGCGGTCGTGCCAGATAGCTGTGATACCGTCATCATGCAAGAGAATACGAACTTTGCGGAAATAAAAGACACGCTGGATAAATCTCAACCTTATGCTATAACGCTCACACAAACCGCTCGAATCGATAGCAATATTCGTCGACAAGGCGAAGAGATAGAATCGGGAGAAGCGGTCTTAAAAGTAGGCAAACGTATTAATCCTGCTGACATTAGCTTACTTGCCAATTTAGGCATTAGCCAAATGAAGGTGTTTGAACCACTTATTGTAGGGGTGCTCGCGACCGGTGATGAGCTCGTCGCTATTGGCGATGAGCTCACAAGCTTGGCGCAAATATATAATTCCAATACCCCAACCCTTAAAACCTTGCTGACAGACTTGCCGATTACCATTCGTGATTACGGCATCATTCCTGATGATTTGGACAAGACGACTTCTGCTGTCAATCAAGCCATGCAAGACTGTGACGTACTGATTTCTACTGCTGGCGTATCGGTGGGTGATTATGATTTTTTGACCACAGTGATTGAGCAGCTTGGGCAGATTAACCATTATAAAGTAGCGATGAAGCCCGGCAAACCTTTCGTGTTTGGCGAACTAACAAAAAACGTTGATAAGCCAGTATTGTACTTTGGCTTACCCGGTAATCCGTTATCCACGGTCGTTGGTACGCTACAGTTTGTGATTCCAGCATTATGGCAGATGTCAGGTGCTAGTTTGTCAGAGCAACCTATGCAACTGAACGTCAAGGCCACCCTCACCAACGACATTAGAAAATCAGTCGGTCGCAAAGACTTCCAACGCGGGGTATTAACGCAAGGTGAAGCAGGCAGTTATCAAGTTGAGTGTTTCTCAAGTCAGCAGTCGCATAGAATCAAGCAGCTTAGCCGTGCCAATTGCTTTATCGTATTAGATAAAGACAGTGGTAATGTAGCAGCGGGTAATACTGTGACGGTGCAACCTTTCCCTTGGCTGCATACTTAA
- a CDS encoding nucleotidyltransferase family protein: protein MMTQNHATIILASGLSQRLGQAKQLLSKDGEPLICYMTKIALVTQPQAIIIVIPEDNPLIASAITELATQHSIIHTVTNPTPETGMAHSLYLGIEALVNLDDSLINRVLIMGIDQVLLDEEHLLTLLAGAQIVVASSYSSLGNWSNGQDLDETTATETFKKDVVGLPLSIDYELLKRWQVSLTGDKGLRHLIRGLPVIQISSVDNHQLSYDIDTPEQLAHARAQRWLDRVDLI from the coding sequence ATGATGACTCAAAACCATGCCACTATTATTTTGGCAAGTGGATTAAGCCAGCGTTTGGGTCAAGCGAAGCAACTCCTCAGCAAGGATGGTGAGCCATTAATCTGCTATATGACCAAGATTGCCTTAGTGACTCAGCCGCAAGCCATTATCATTGTTATTCCTGAAGATAATCCATTAATAGCCAGTGCGATTACCGAGTTAGCTACTCAGCATTCCATTATCCACACGGTTACGAACCCAACACCCGAAACAGGGATGGCGCATAGTTTATATTTAGGTATTGAGGCATTAGTTAATCTTGACGACAGTCTTATTAATCGTGTTTTGATAATGGGGATTGATCAAGTACTGCTAGATGAAGAGCATTTGCTAACCTTGCTGGCAGGCGCGCAGATAGTGGTTGCCAGTAGCTATAGTAGTTTGGGAAATTGGAGCAATGGGCAAGATTTAGATGAAACAACCGCTACTGAAACCTTTAAAAAAGATGTCGTTGGACTGCCTTTATCGATTGATTACGAGTTGCTAAAACGATGGCAAGTATCGTTAACAGGGGATAAAGGGTTACGTCACTTGATAAGGGGGCTGCCCGTTATCCAAATCAGTAGCGTTGATAACCATCAGCTCAGCTATGATATTGACACGCCTGAGCAACTCGCTCATGCTAGAGCACAGAGATGGCTGGATAGAGTCGATTTAATTTAA
- a CDS encoding XdhC/CoxI family protein, translating to MNQIADILKLAREAQQQNVDAVLATVVRTEGSAYRRAGAMMLICADGHSVGMISGGCLEPHIIKRAFWLTRNGANVQVYQTGDDIEYTENGEAKEAAKEETSRDDFLNVDFHDEPDLDLDELNFGLGCNGRVHVLFERLTTATPLLDTISQVRHTQQPFTIATLIRSTNRQNSNPELQIGMRVNLDDYTESGQIMTIGANGIGTNNSLNQAGSDVSNTFINTVEYLAQYELGDKNAEYVVVKNDDHDDNVNLATEWLIQRLEPQIRLLICGAGNDVMPLVTMAKLQDWHVTVVDSRAQYATRMRFPQADEVMTLGLEDTDTLLKLSDNAAVALMSHSLSQDRARLAVLLAHANHYKYLGQLGPRYRTERLIEEISATNVNPASLSVGINKLHYPIGYKLGGDGPEALALGIMAQINAVMHNQASPAKCVDLANSDVAMMSHA from the coding sequence ATGAATCAAATCGCTGACATTCTTAAGCTGGCACGCGAGGCTCAGCAACAAAACGTTGATGCTGTACTGGCAACGGTGGTTCGTACTGAAGGTTCAGCATATCGCCGTGCTGGCGCGATGATGCTTATATGCGCAGATGGACACTCGGTCGGGATGATTAGTGGTGGCTGCCTTGAGCCGCATATTATCAAACGTGCCTTTTGGCTTACTCGTAATGGCGCTAACGTGCAAGTTTATCAAACGGGCGATGATATTGAATACACTGAAAATGGCGAAGCAAAGGAAGCTGCTAAAGAAGAGACGTCCAGAGACGATTTTTTAAATGTTGATTTCCATGATGAGCCAGATCTTGATTTAGACGAGTTGAATTTTGGCTTAGGATGTAATGGACGGGTACATGTTTTGTTTGAGCGCTTAACGACTGCGACGCCGTTGTTAGATACCATTAGTCAAGTTCGACACACTCAGCAGCCATTTACAATAGCAACATTAATTCGTTCTACTAATCGCCAAAATTCAAATCCTGAACTGCAAATCGGTATGCGCGTTAATTTAGATGATTATACCGAGTCAGGACAAATTATGACTATAGGCGCTAATGGCATTGGCACTAATAACAGCTTAAATCAAGCCGGGTCTGATGTTTCAAATACATTTATCAATACGGTTGAATATTTAGCACAGTATGAGCTTGGTGATAAAAATGCCGAATACGTCGTTGTGAAGAATGATGACCATGATGACAACGTTAATTTAGCGACAGAGTGGTTGATACAACGACTAGAGCCACAAATCCGGTTGTTGATTTGCGGGGCAGGCAATGATGTTATGCCGCTAGTCACGATGGCAAAATTGCAAGATTGGCATGTCACCGTCGTGGACAGTCGCGCGCAATATGCTACGCGTATGCGTTTTCCGCAAGCAGATGAAGTGATGACGCTAGGGTTAGAAGATACCGATACTCTACTCAAACTTAGCGATAATGCTGCCGTCGCTTTGATGTCGCATAGCCTTAGTCAAGATCGCGCTCGCCTTGCTGTATTACTAGCGCATGCCAATCATTATAAATACCTTGGACAATTAGGCCCGCGCTATCGTACCGAACGTTTAATTGAAGAAATTAGTGCTACTAACGTCAATCCTGCGAGTTTATCTGTTGGTATAAACAAATTACATTATCCTATCGGCTATAAGTTAGGTGGCGATGGCCCCGAAGCTTTAGCTCTGGGTATCATGGCGCAAATAAATGCGGTCATGCATAATCAAGCATCGCCAGCTAAATGTGTAGATTTAGCAAATAGCGATGTAGCTATGATGAGCCACGCATGA
- a CDS encoding xanthine dehydrogenase family protein molybdopterin-binding subunit, giving the protein MSLLDSVLPAESTKKMTMDKPVETLFDKTASKLVGKPINRVDGSLKVSGQAPYSAEIHLENQVYGVLVGATIAKGEVENIDSSSVEDIPGIIKVVTDPKHFLRNAQQGGATKAPTQGVSEVFYHGQPIAVVIAETFEAATEGANAIKVTYKDETDKAAVDFTKELPNAHDVNEQEGSDKNSEQGDPEQGLADAAVTVDRLYHTPSQNSSAMEPHATLAHWEDDKLIMYTSNQMLASCKQQVMDALDLKKDQVQLIAYYVGGGFGSKLGIAPESIAAAIAAKELGRPVLITMTRPQVMEATVRRSNTRQRIAIGCDENGLINTMIHDTVTSNLPEEGFFEPTALSTQYLYRGENRRVNYQQVDMNQVLSGSMRAPGEAVGMIAVECAMDELASQLDIDPIELRRRNEPEKDPSQDIPFSSRKLLACMEQGAEQFGWDQRNAKPASQLEGDWWIGTGMAASARGNQLQPSEARATLQIDSSKALGVKAIIETDMTDIGTGSYTVFSQVAADLLGLPIDHIEMKLGDSDLPAASGSGGSWGAASSGSSVYLACEQLREMIADKVGLYPDTIQLDNGQIKQTGEHDPSVTEIALEAALELGKGKAAGLVKKVPGLTDKLSGLTEKATDLADKVAEKTGLPISKAKTEEYDFNNSQSYALADIIAKYEDQKVSAKGQIKPGKNGKKYRQSSYGANFAEVAVHRVTGEIRVKRMTGAFAAGRILNHKTATSQCYGGMIFGIGSALMEEVIHDKRDGRLCNHDLAEYHVPVNADVPQLDVILVEEDDPYTNPMHIKGIGETAISGAAAAIANAVYNAVGVRVYDFPITLDKLLAEMPE; this is encoded by the coding sequence ATGTCATTATTGGACTCAGTACTTCCAGCAGAATCGACCAAAAAAATGACCATGGATAAGCCTGTCGAAACCTTATTTGACAAAACGGCAAGCAAACTGGTTGGTAAACCCATTAATCGCGTTGATGGCTCATTAAAGGTCAGTGGTCAAGCGCCTTATTCAGCAGAGATTCATCTAGAAAACCAAGTGTATGGCGTCTTGGTTGGGGCAACCATTGCTAAGGGTGAAGTGGAGAATATTGACAGTAGCTCTGTAGAGGATATTCCCGGTATCATCAAAGTGGTGACCGATCCTAAGCATTTTTTACGTAATGCTCAGCAAGGCGGGGCAACAAAAGCACCTACTCAAGGTGTGAGTGAAGTGTTTTATCATGGTCAACCCATAGCTGTCGTGATTGCAGAAACTTTTGAGGCGGCAACAGAAGGCGCAAATGCTATCAAAGTGACCTATAAAGACGAAACTGACAAAGCCGCTGTCGACTTTACCAAAGAGCTGCCCAATGCTCATGATGTTAATGAACAAGAAGGCTCAGATAAAAATTCTGAACAGGGTGATCCGGAGCAAGGACTGGCTGATGCTGCGGTGACCGTTGATCGCCTCTATCATACCCCAAGCCAAAACAGCTCAGCTATGGAACCGCATGCGACATTGGCACATTGGGAAGATGATAAGCTCATTATGTACACCTCTAACCAGATGTTGGCGTCTTGCAAACAGCAAGTAATGGACGCTTTAGACTTAAAGAAAGATCAAGTGCAACTGATTGCTTATTATGTCGGTGGTGGTTTTGGCAGCAAACTGGGCATCGCTCCAGAGTCAATTGCAGCAGCGATTGCAGCAAAAGAGCTTGGTCGTCCAGTGCTGATTACTATGACTCGCCCACAAGTGATGGAAGCGACGGTAAGGCGTTCAAACACCCGTCAGCGTATCGCTATTGGCTGCGATGAAAACGGTCTTATCAATACCATGATTCACGATACGGTGACTAGCAATTTACCTGAAGAAGGGTTTTTTGAGCCGACGGCATTGTCTACCCAGTATTTATATCGTGGTGAGAACCGCCGAGTAAACTACCAACAAGTAGATATGAACCAAGTATTATCAGGCTCGATGCGTGCGCCGGGCGAGGCTGTTGGTATGATTGCAGTCGAATGTGCGATGGATGAGCTGGCCTCGCAGTTGGATATTGATCCTATTGAGCTGCGCCGCCGTAACGAACCTGAAAAAGACCCCAGTCAGGACATTCCGTTCTCATCGCGTAAGCTCCTTGCTTGTATGGAACAAGGCGCTGAGCAGTTCGGCTGGGATCAACGTAATGCCAAACCTGCCAGTCAGTTAGAGGGAGATTGGTGGATAGGCACAGGCATGGCAGCTTCTGCTCGTGGTAACCAATTACAGCCTTCTGAAGCACGTGCAACCTTGCAGATAGATAGCTCAAAAGCGCTTGGCGTAAAAGCCATTATCGAGACTGATATGACCGACATTGGTACCGGCTCTTATACGGTATTCTCCCAAGTCGCTGCGGATCTGTTAGGGCTGCCTATTGACCATATTGAGATGAAGTTAGGCGATAGTGATTTACCAGCTGCATCAGGTTCGGGTGGTAGTTGGGGTGCTGCTAGTTCAGGTAGTAGCGTTTATCTAGCCTGTGAGCAGTTGCGTGAGATGATTGCAGATAAGGTAGGTCTTTATCCTGATACCATCCAGTTAGATAACGGCCAAATCAAGCAAACAGGTGAGCATGATCCTAGCGTGACAGAAATTGCTCTCGAAGCTGCGCTCGAACTGGGTAAGGGAAAAGCTGCAGGTTTGGTTAAAAAAGTACCGGGCTTGACGGATAAGCTTTCTGGACTAACAGAAAAGGCAACGGACTTAGCAGATAAAGTGGCTGAAAAAACTGGCTTACCAATTTCAAAAGCTAAGACGGAAGAATATGATTTTAACAATTCTCAATCTTATGCCTTGGCAGATATCATCGCTAAATACGAAGATCAAAAAGTCAGTGCCAAAGGTCAAATCAAACCCGGTAAAAATGGTAAGAAATACCGCCAATCCTCGTATGGTGCCAACTTCGCTGAAGTTGCTGTACATAGAGTCACTGGTGAGATTCGCGTCAAACGTATGACTGGTGCATTCGCAGCAGGGCGTATCTTAAACCATAAAACGGCTACCTCGCAGTGCTATGGCGGTATGATATTTGGTATTGGTTCTGCTTTGATGGAGGAGGTAATCCATGACAAGCGTGACGGTCGCCTATGCAACCATGACCTTGCTGAATACCATGTCCCTGTCAATGCAGATGTACCGCAGCTCGATGTTATTTTGGTAGAAGAAGACGATCCCTATACCAATCCAATGCACATTAAAGGTATCGGCGAAACAGCAATTTCCGGTGCGGCTGCTGCCATTGCGAATGCTGTTTATAATGCAGTTGGCGTCAGAGTTTATGACTTTCCGATTACGCTTGATAAACTGCTCGCTGAGATGCCAGAGTAA
- a CDS encoding xanthine dehydrogenase family protein subunit M, whose amino-acid sequence MKRFEYIRALEPQQAVMFATPKEASFIAGGTNLLDLMKLEIETPTKLVDVTRLELQQIETTNDGGLRIGTLVSNSDLAAHPDVIANYPVLSRAILAGATGQLRNKASTGGNFLQRTRCYYFYQTDSACNKRNPGSGCPAIGGENRTLAILGTSDACIAQHPSDMAVAMRLLDATIETVKADGSTRKIEVKDFYCLPKDTPHIENVLESGELITHVILPAPIKGMHTYDKVRDRASYAFALVSCAAVIDVDDSGNLDTVRLAFGGIGTQPWRNEAVEALLTDTDGNDDVITQAADLLLKDAKGSGQNDFKIPLTRRLLKQVIQRALAGKGA is encoded by the coding sequence ATGAAACGCTTTGAATATATTCGTGCCCTTGAACCGCAGCAAGCGGTTATGTTTGCTACTCCTAAAGAAGCCTCATTTATCGCAGGCGGTACCAACCTCTTAGATTTAATGAAGCTAGAGATTGAAACGCCAACTAAACTGGTTGATGTGACGCGCTTAGAATTACAGCAGATAGAAACGACTAATGACGGCGGACTGCGTATCGGTACGCTGGTCAGCAATAGTGATTTGGCTGCCCATCCTGATGTCATTGCAAATTATCCGGTATTGTCTCGTGCCATATTGGCAGGGGCGACTGGACAGCTACGTAACAAAGCCTCGACTGGTGGTAATTTCTTACAGCGTACGCGTTGCTACTACTTCTATCAGACGGACAGCGCCTGTAACAAGCGTAATCCGGGTTCAGGTTGCCCCGCTATCGGTGGTGAGAATCGCACTTTGGCGATTTTAGGTACGAGCGACGCTTGTATCGCTCAGCATCCATCCGATATGGCAGTAGCGATGCGTTTGCTCGATGCCACCATTGAAACGGTTAAAGCGGACGGTTCAACTCGCAAGATTGAGGTCAAAGATTTTTATTGTTTGCCAAAAGATACGCCGCATATCGAAAACGTTTTAGAGTCAGGCGAGCTTATTACTCATGTCATTTTGCCAGCGCCTATCAAAGGTATGCACACTTATGACAAAGTGCGTGACCGTGCCTCTTACGCGTTTGCTTTAGTCTCTTGTGCAGCGGTAATAGACGTTGATGATAGCGGTAATTTGGACACGGTTCGCTTAGCATTTGGCGGTATCGGTACTCAGCCATGGCGCAATGAGGCAGTCGAAGCATTATTGACTGACACCGATGGCAATGATGATGTTATTACGCAGGCGGCGGATTTATTATTAAAAGATGCCAAGGGTAGTGGTCAAAACGATTTCAAAATACCACTGACACGTCGCTTATTAAAACAAGTTATTCAGCGCGCATTAGCGGGCAAGGGAGCATAA
- a CDS encoding 2Fe-2S iron-sulfur cluster-binding protein, translating into MSTLTLTINKQDYQLDNLDSRTTLLDVCRQHLQITGPKKGCDHGQCGACTILINGERVNSCLTLAVMHDGDEITTIEGIGLPESLSELQQAFKDHDAFQCGYCTPGQICSATALIEEVKQNWPSHVTIDLQNPDGLLVQEIAERMSGNICRCSAYPNIIKAISQVLERQIADKSTTSVSNSVQGSEVTGIWSPPPSEAQLGNKSSNNKTANSTSGGRS; encoded by the coding sequence ATGTCTACTTTGACGTTAACGATTAATAAGCAGGATTATCAGCTTGATAATCTCGATTCGCGCACGACATTGCTCGATGTCTGCCGCCAACATTTACAAATCACTGGACCCAAAAAAGGCTGTGACCACGGTCAATGTGGTGCCTGTACCATCCTCATTAATGGCGAGCGCGTGAATTCATGTCTGACGCTAGCGGTCATGCACGATGGCGATGAGATTACGACGATTGAGGGGATTGGATTGCCTGAGTCGTTATCTGAGTTGCAGCAAGCCTTTAAAGATCATGATGCGTTTCAGTGTGGTTACTGTACCCCTGGGCAGATTTGTTCAGCGACGGCACTGATAGAAGAGGTCAAACAAAACTGGCCAAGCCACGTTACTATTGACCTGCAAAATCCTGATGGGCTGTTAGTACAAGAAATCGCTGAGCGTATGAGTGGCAACATTTGTCGCTGTTCCGCTTATCCCAATATTATTAAAGCCATCTCTCAAGTATTAGAGCGCCAAATAGCCGACAAATCTACAACGTCTGTAAGTAATTCAGTACAAGGCTCAGAAGTAACTGGTATTTGGTCGCCGCCGCCAAGTGAGGCGCAGCTAGGTAACAAGTCGTCGAATAATAAGACTGCCAATAGCACATCAGGAGGCCGCTCATGA
- the pstS gene encoding phosphate ABC transporter substrate-binding protein PstS, protein MRYSLLAVAVSCTLVLTACNKSTDTAESAADSSSAVTSTETTNKTTSSSATDFKSAENIAMNITGAGASFPQPIYAKWSYDYNAATGGQVNYQSIGSSGGIKQIQSKTVDFGASDAPMTPEELDAAGLIQFPTVIGGVVPIVNIDGIEPGQLKLDGTTLADIYLGKISNWNDPAIKAMNPDLTLPDAAITTVFRSDGSGTTFNFTDYLAKVSTDWKDSVGVDKTVKWPTSSTGAGGKGNEGVSSYVNRMKNSIGYVEYAYAKQNNMSHAALKNAAGNFVQPSAETFAAAGDIDWSQQAGFYKVITNSETEQAWPIAAATFILVHKQPENPQQVAGVLNFFDWAYTQGDDSAMALDYVPFSDTAVALFKAQWNEVKGSDGQPVYKPAQ, encoded by the coding sequence ATGCGTTATTCGTTATTAGCAGTCGCCGTTAGTTGCACTTTAGTACTTACAGCTTGTAATAAATCAACCGACACCGCAGAGTCAGCTGCTGATAGTAGTAGCGCCGTAACCAGCACAGAAACAACTAACAAAACAACCTCCTCGTCAGCAACCGATTTTAAATCTGCTGAAAACATCGCTATGAATATCACCGGTGCAGGCGCTTCGTTCCCGCAACCTATCTATGCCAAATGGTCTTATGACTACAATGCCGCGACTGGTGGTCAAGTGAATTACCAATCAATCGGCTCCTCAGGCGGCATCAAACAAATTCAATCAAAAACGGTAGACTTTGGCGCTTCTGATGCACCGATGACACCTGAAGAGTTGGATGCAGCAGGACTTATTCAGTTTCCGACCGTTATCGGTGGCGTAGTACCGATTGTAAACATCGATGGCATAGAGCCAGGCCAGTTAAAATTGGACGGCACAACGTTAGCAGATATCTATCTGGGTAAGATTAGCAACTGGAATGACCCAGCAATTAAAGCTATGAATCCGGACTTAACGCTTCCTGACGCTGCTATTACTACCGTGTTCCGCTCGGACGGTTCAGGCACGACTTTTAACTTTACCGATTATCTGGCCAAGGTTTCAACTGACTGGAAAGACAGCGTTGGTGTTGATAAAACAGTCAAGTGGCCAACCTCTAGCACTGGTGCTGGCGGTAAAGGTAACGAGGGCGTATCAAGTTACGTCAATCGTATGAAAAACTCTATCGGCTACGTTGAGTACGCTTACGCTAAGCAAAACAATATGTCACATGCTGCATTGAAAAATGCGGCTGGCAACTTCGTGCAGCCATCTGCTGAGACCTTTGCAGCGGCAGGTGATATTGACTGGTCACAGCAAGCAGGCTTTTATAAAGTCATCACCAACTCTGAGACTGAACAGGCATGGCCAATCGCAGCAGCGACCTTTATCTTAGTGCATAAGCAGCCAGAGAACCCGCAGCAAGTGGCTGGCGTGTTGAACTTCTTCGATTGGGCTTACACTCAAGGCGATGATAGTGCCATGGCGCTTGATTATGTTCCTTTCTCTGATACCGCCGTTGCGCTCTTTAAAGCGCAGTGGAATGAAGTCAAAGGCAGCGATGGTCAACCCGTCTACAAACCAGCTCAATAG
- the pstC gene encoding phosphate ABC transporter permease subunit PstC, which produces MNDLRSQLAKQKRYDALFVNATKAFAILVLLSLGGILVSLIIGAWPSIQTFGLGFYTSNNWDTVANEYGALAPIYGTLVTSFIAILIAVPVSFGIAIFLTEMCPNFLKKPLGIAIELLAGIPSIIYGMWGLFVFAPFFGDHIQPWFIEHVGPLPIIGKLFTGAPMGLGMFTASLVLAIMIIPFIAATMRDVFSVVPDLLKESAYGMGATTWEVMFKIILPYTKAGVVGGVILGLGRALGETMAVTFLIGNAFNISPSLFTSGVTITSALANEFAEASSELHLASLLHLGLILFVITFIVLSLAKLMLMRMDHKAGNR; this is translated from the coding sequence ATGAATGACCTAAGGTCCCAACTGGCTAAACAAAAACGTTACGACGCGCTATTCGTCAATGCAACCAAGGCTTTTGCCATCCTCGTTCTCTTATCATTGGGCGGCATTTTAGTCTCTCTAATCATTGGGGCTTGGCCGAGCATTCAAACATTTGGTCTCGGCTTTTATACCAGTAATAACTGGGATACGGTCGCCAATGAGTACGGTGCGTTAGCGCCTATATATGGCACGCTGGTCACTTCGTTTATCGCTATTTTAATCGCTGTGCCAGTCAGCTTTGGTATCGCGATATTTTTGACTGAGATGTGCCCAAACTTCTTAAAAAAGCCCCTCGGTATCGCTATTGAGCTGCTGGCAGGTATCCCCTCTATCATTTACGGTATGTGGGGTTTGTTTGTATTTGCGCCCTTTTTTGGCGATCACATTCAGCCGTGGTTTATTGAACACGTCGGTCCACTGCCTATCATCGGTAAGCTGTTTACGGGTGCGCCAATGGGACTGGGCATGTTTACCGCTTCACTGGTGCTTGCCATTATGATTATTCCTTTTATCGCGGCCACCATGCGTGATGTCTTTTCCGTCGTGCCAGACCTACTTAAAGAATCGGCTTACGGCATGGGTGCGACGACTTGGGAAGTCATGTTTAAGATTATCTTGCCCTATACCAAAGCTGGCGTCGTTGGTGGCGTCATCTTAGGACTGGGTCGTGCCCTTGGCGAGACCATGGCAGTGACCTTCCTTATCGGCAATGCCTTTAATATCAGTCCAAGTTTATTTACTTCTGGGGTTACCATTACCTCAGCCCTTGCCAATGAATTTGCAGAAGCCTCTAGTGAGCTACATCTGGCGTCGTTGTTACATTTAGGCTTAATCCTATTTGTCATCACTTTCATTGTGCTGTCACTGGCTAAGCTCATGCTGATGCGCATGGATCATAAAGCAGGCAATCGATAG